In Capsicum annuum cultivar UCD-10X-F1 chromosome 7, UCD10Xv1.1, whole genome shotgun sequence, one genomic interval encodes:
- the LOC107877422 gene encoding uncharacterized protein LOC107877422, producing the protein MALNWLISIAYTITLGNSSSSSSSEFTTKNQMKNEGEFGFRMPLHYPRYKKDDYENMEKWKIDELLREYGLSFRGSVDDKRRFAMGAFLWPDQL; encoded by the coding sequence ATGGCTCTAAATTGGCTAATTAGCATTGCATACACAATCACTCTTGGAAACTcttcgtcatcatcatcatcagaatTTACCACCAAGAATCAAATGAAAAATGAAGGAGAATTCGGGTTTCGAATGCCTCTTCATTATCCGAGGTACAAGAAAGATGATTACGAGAATATGGAGAAGTGGAAGATCGATGAGCTTCTGAGAGAATATGGACTTAGTTTCCGTGGGAGTGTTGATGACAAGAGGAGATTTGCTATGGGTGCATTTTTGTGGCCTGATCAACTTTGA